One Pullulanibacillus sp. KACC 23026 DNA segment encodes these proteins:
- the proB gene encoding glutamate 5-kinase — protein sequence MGRQRIVVKIGSSSLTDEHGQLSESKLTEHVAALSALRKAGHELLLITSGAVAAGFSALGYPSRPVTISGKQAAAAVGQSLLMQHYSDQFRSHGLLTAQLLLTRHDFSIQDQYTNAFNTLSELLRRGVVPIINENDSVAIEELTFGDNDRLSALVSGLVHADWLIILTDINGLYSKDPRKSAAAERLSFLPEITEKELALAGDAVSKVGTGGMRSKIEASKTALHLGVPSFIGTGSGPEKLLKVLEGKGDGTYVGSSPHALPLKNKKQWIQLHSEVSGQVVVDNGAADALLDKGKSLLPAGVVEVRGHFHEGQVVEVLTHAGQLIGKGQVTLSAEDLKRIKGKHSQAIKHHSPHHRPEVIHRDHWVPTQ from the coding sequence ATGGGACGTCAAAGAATTGTCGTAAAAATAGGCAGTAGTTCATTGACTGATGAACATGGACAGTTATCGGAAAGCAAACTGACGGAACACGTCGCTGCCTTGTCGGCATTAAGAAAAGCGGGTCATGAGCTTCTCTTAATCACATCTGGTGCCGTTGCAGCCGGCTTCTCGGCTCTTGGTTATCCCTCTCGCCCCGTCACAATTTCTGGTAAACAAGCAGCCGCGGCAGTTGGACAAAGCTTGTTGATGCAGCACTACTCCGACCAGTTTCGCTCCCATGGTTTATTGACCGCTCAGCTCTTACTCACTCGACATGATTTTTCCATTCAAGATCAATACACCAATGCCTTTAACACTCTATCGGAACTTTTAAGGCGGGGTGTCGTTCCAATTATTAATGAAAATGATTCCGTCGCGATTGAGGAACTCACATTTGGTGATAACGACCGATTGTCTGCTCTAGTCAGCGGCCTAGTTCATGCCGATTGGCTCATTATTCTCACAGATATAAATGGCCTATATTCTAAAGACCCAAGAAAGTCAGCCGCTGCTGAGCGCCTTTCATTTTTACCCGAAATTACAGAAAAGGAGCTTGCCTTAGCAGGTGATGCGGTTTCGAAAGTCGGGACAGGCGGTATGCGTTCCAAGATTGAAGCCTCTAAGACCGCCTTGCATCTTGGGGTCCCTTCGTTTATCGGAACGGGCTCAGGACCTGAGAAGCTGCTCAAAGTCCTCGAGGGAAAAGGCGATGGCACATATGTTGGTTCCTCTCCTCATGCCTTGCCCTTAAAAAATAAAAAGCAGTGGATTCAGCTTCACTCAGAGGTTTCCGGCCAAGTTGTGGTAGACAACGGTGCCGCTGACGCTCTCTTAGACAAAGGAAAAAGTTTGCTTCCTGCAGGAGTTGTAGAAGTGCGCGGCCACTTCCATGAAGGCCAAGTCGTCGAGGTCCTAACCCACGCGGGGCAATTAATCGGCAAAGGACAAGTCACCTTATCCGCCGAAGACTTAAAACGCATAAAAGGCAAACACAGCCAAGCAATCAAACACCACTCCCCCCACCACCGACCAGAAGTCATCCACAGAGACCATTGGGTACCCACTCAATGA